CTCGTTGCGATAGCCGATGGCGCGGAATTCGCCGAAGCTGCTGGGCAGGGCTGCCTCGGCCTGGCGGCGCACGAACCGCTCGGTGTCGAGGCGGTAGCGGATCAGATCGGCGATGTTGATCAGCCGCAGGCCGTGGCGGGCGGCATAGGCGGCCAGCTGGGGCAGGCGGGCCATCGAACCATCGGGGTTCTGGATCTCGCAGATCACCCCGGCGGGGTAGAGGCCGGCGAGGCGGGCCAGGTCGACGGCGGCTTCCGTGTGGCCGGCCCGTTTGAGCACGCCTCCCTGGCGGGCGCGCAACGGAAAGATGTGCCCGGGCCGGCGCAGATCGCTGGGGCGGGTGCCGGGATGGATCGCCACCTGGATGGTGCGGGCGCGGTCGTCGGCCGAGATGCCGGTGCTCACCCCGTTCTCCGGGCCCGCGTCCACGCTCACGGTGAAGGCGGTCTGGTTCTCGTCGGTGTTGCGATCCACCATCAGCGGCAGATCGAGGGCGTCGAGCCGTTCCCCCTCCATGGCCAGGCAGATCAGACCCCGGGCCTCGGTGGCCATGAAGTTGATCTGCTCCGGCGTGGCGAACTGGGCGGCGCAGATCAGATCGCCCTCGTTCTCGCGGTTTTCGTCATCCACCACCACGATCGATTCGCCGTTGCGGATGGCCGCCAGGGCATCGGCGATGGCATCGAACCGGATGGGCACCGCCGCCGCCGGGCTGCCGGGATCCTGGTCCTGAGGGGCCGGGTTGGGTGACGGGTCGCGCAGGAGGGCCAACGGCGAGGAGGGGAAGGGGCGGAGAAGGGTTTCCCTGGGACGGCGCCGGACAGGTCAGGGCGCAATCATCCTTTATAAAGCCCGGGTCGTCCCACGGTGAACGTTCCGCCATGGCCAGCCAGCGCGTTGCCGTGATCGGTGCCAGTGGGTACGGCGGTCTGCAGACCCTGCGGCTCCTCCAGGGCCATCCGGCCCTGGAGGTGACCTTTCTGGGCGGAGAACGCAGCAGCGGCAAGCGCTGGAGCGAGATCACCCCGTTCCTGCCCCTGCCCGGCGACCCGGTGGTGCAGAGCCCCGATCCCGAGGCGATCGCCGCCGCCGCCGACTTCGCCGTGCTGAGCCTGCCCAACGGCCTGGCGGCCCAGCTGGTGCCGGCCCTGCTCGATCGCGGCGTGCGGGTGGTGGATCTCTCCGCCGACTACCGCTACCGCTCCCTGGCGGCCTGGCAGGCCACCTATGCGGCCGAAGCCCGGGCCGTTCCCCGGCAGGACGATGAGCTCTGCGCCGAAGCGGTGTACGGCCTGCCGGANNNNNNNNNNNNNNNNNNNNNNNNNNNNNNNNNNNNNNNNNNNNNNNNNNNNNNNNNNNNNNNNNNNNNNNNNNNNNNNNNNNNNNNNNNNNNNNNNNNNNNNNNNNNNNNNNNNNNNNNNNNNNNNNNNNNNNNNNNNNNNNNNNNNNNNNNNNNNGTGGTGGATGCCAAGACCGGCACCAGCGGCGGCGGCCGCGCCGCCAAGGAGCACTTGCTGCTGGCGGAGGCCGCCGAGGCGATCGCCCCCTATGGCGTGGTGGGCCATCGCCACACCAGTGAGATCGAGCAGATCGCCAGCCAGGTGGCCGGGGAGACGATCCAGCTGCAGTTCACCCCCCACCTGGTGCCGATGGTGCGCGGCCTGCTGGCCACGGTGTACTGCCGCCTGCGGGATCCCGGGCTCACCGCCGACGACTGCCGCACCGTGGTGGAGTCGGCCTATGCCGGCAGCCCCTGCGTGGAGGTGCTGCCCGTGGGCACCTATCCCTCCACCAAGTGGGTGCGCCAGACCAACCGGGCACTGCTCTCGGTGCAGGCCGATCCCCGCACCGGGCAGTTGATCGTGATGGGGGCGATCGACAACCTGGTGAAGGGGCAGGCGGGCCAGGGGGTGCAGTGCCTCAACCTGATGGCTGGTCTCGAGGCCACCACCGGGCTGCCCCTACTGCCCTTCTATCCCTAGGGCCCGGGCCGCCAGCCGCACCCCCAGCGGCAGGAGCCGGTGCTCCTGCCGCTGAATCCGGGCCGCGAGCCGCTCGCGGCTGTCGCTGGCCAGCACCGGCACCGCGGCCTGCACCAGGATGCGGCCCGCATCCACCTCCTCGCTCACCAGGTGCACTGAGCAGCCGCTGAGGGTCACGCCGGCGGCGAGGGCCTGGCCCACGGCGTCGATGCCGCGAAAGCTGGGCAGCAGGGAGGGGTGGATGTTCACCAGCCGGTTGGGGAAGGCGGCGATCAGGGTGGGGGTGACGATCCGCATCCAGCCCGCCATCACCACCAGATCCGCCCGGACCTGGCGGAAGGCGGTGATCAGGGCGTGATCGAGGGATTCCCGGCTGTCATGGAGGCGGTGGTCAAGCAGAAGGCAGGGCACCCCCAGCCGTTCGGCCCGCTGCAGGGCGCCGCACTGGGGCTTGTTCACCACCAGCAGGCTCACCTCCCCATGCAACCGGCCTTCACGGCAGGCCGTCACCAGGGCCTCGAAGTTGCTGCCGTTGCCCGAGGCCATCACCCCCAGCCTCACGGCCTGCCCGTTGGGGGATTCCTCCGGATCGTGCGGTGGCAATGGCCACTGGATGCTCAGCCCGGCATCGCTAGTGTCGTGTAAAGCGGGCATCGGGTTCATGTCCCATCTCTCCATCCTGCCAACCCTGTTCCGCGACCCTGAAACGCTGGCCGCGACCCTTGAGGCCGCCGGTCTGGTGCCCCTGTGGGGTGGGGTGCTCCAGGGCTTCGCCGAGGAAAGCCAGGCCGTGGTGCTCCGGGTTCACCTCCAGGGTGGTGGAACCCTGGGCTGGCGGCGTCAGCCCGACGGCAGCCTGGCGCTGGTGGGGGATCTGCAGCGCCTCAGCCGCAGTCGTTCCCTGCAGGCGCTGCTGGCCAGGCTCACCCGTGCCTACGCGGCCCGCAGCGCGGTGAAGGACGCGCAGCTTCAGTTCGAGGGCACCGCCCATGGTCCCGTCCACTTGAGCTTCAGCGCCTGAGTCAGCTGCGGTGCCCTCGTCGTTCTTGCCCAGTCCGTTCCCGCCCAGCCTCTGTCTCGATCTCCGCGCTCCCGAATCCCACCTGGTGGGGGTGCGGCTCCGCTACCAACCCTCCCGCCGGCAGCTGCGGTTCGCCCTGCCGGCCTGGACCCCGGGCTCCTACCTGATCCGCGACTACGTGCGCCAGCTCGAGGGGCTGGTGATCGAGCAGGCGGGGGTGGAGCACCAGCCCCGCCGGGTGGGACCAAGCCAGTGGGAGCTGGTGCTTCCCGGCCTCGAACCCCTCGAGATCCGGTACAGCATCCTCGCCACCGAGCTCACGGTGCGCACCTGCCACCTGGATGGCGATCACGGCTTCCTGGCCCTGGCAGCAGTGGCGCTGGAGTTGGAGGGGGAGCGGTGGAGCCCCCATCGCCTCGTGCTCGAGCTGCCGCCAGGCTGGAGGCCCTTCGTGCCCCTGCCCGCCGATCCGGAGGGCACCTGGACCGCCCGCGATTTCGACCAGCTGGTGGACACTCCCGTGGAGGTGGGCCCCCACCCCTGCCACAGCTTCAGCGTGGCCGGGGTCCCCCACCGCTGGGTCAGCTGGGGACGCACCCTGGCCGGCAACGATCCTGTGGAGGAGGACGCCCGCTGGCTGGCGGATGTGGAGCAGGTGTGCCTGG
This sequence is a window from Cyanobium sp. PCC 7001. Protein-coding genes within it:
- a CDS encoding Asd/ArgC dimerization domain-containing protein gives rise to the protein VVDAKTGTSGGGRAAKEHLLLAEAAEAIAPYGVVGHRHTSEIEQIASQVAGETIQLQFTPHLVPMVRGLLATVYCRLRDPGLTADDCRTVVESAYAGSPCVEVLPVGTYPSTKWVRQTNRALLSVQADPRTGQLIVMGAIDNLVKGQAGQGVQCLNLMAGLEATTGLPLLPFYP
- the purN gene encoding phosphoribosylglycinamide formyltransferase, whose translation is MPALHDTSDAGLSIQWPLPPHDPEESPNGQAVRLGVMASGNGSNFEALVTACREGRLHGEVSLLVVNKPQCGALQRAERLGVPCLLLDHRLHDSRESLDHALITAFRQVRADLVVMAGWMRIVTPTLIAAFPNRLVNIHPSLLPSFRGIDAVGQALAAGVTLSGCSVHLVSEEVDAGRILVQAAVPVLASDSRERLAARIQRQEHRLLPLGVRLAARALGIEGQ
- a CDS encoding DUF1257 domain-containing protein: MSHLSILPTLFRDPETLAATLEAAGLVPLWGGVLQGFAEESQAVVLRVHLQGGGTLGWRRQPDGSLALVGDLQRLSRSRSLQALLARLTRAYAARSAVKDAQLQFEGTAHGPVHLSFSA